The Chryseobacterium indicum genome contains a region encoding:
- a CDS encoding DUF7222 domain-containing protein, with the protein MIKKLMYYHDTHSFYDKYYNEIEELREEYEQNTGTPIKIEGDLKNFFAWFAFEETAYQLAGELGLNQ; encoded by the coding sequence ATGATAAAAAAGCTTATGTATTATCACGATACTCATTCTTTCTATGATAAGTATTATAATGAAATTGAAGAATTAAGGGAAGAATATGAACAAAATACAGGAACACCCATCAAAATAGAAGGTGATTTAAAAAACTTCTTTGCGTGGTTTGCCTTTGAAGAAACAGCGTATCAGTTAGCCGGTGAATTAGGATTAAATCAATAA
- a CDS encoding AbrB/MazE/SpoVT family DNA-binding domain-containing protein, producing the protein MKSYTLKSFNSGQVTLPKKWRDQFDTDLFIAEETKEGLLIKPIL; encoded by the coding sequence ATGAAATCTTATACTTTAAAATCATTCAACAGCGGTCAGGTCACTTTGCCGAAAAAGTGGAGAGACCAATTCGATACCGACCTTTTTATAGCGGAAGAAACAAAGGAAGGTTTACTCATAAAGCCGATTCTTTGA